A single window of Aspergillus flavus chromosome 4, complete sequence DNA harbors:
- a CDS encoding signal recognition particle protein SRP54 (unnamed protein product), translating to MVLQDLGRRINAAVNDLTRSNNLDEKAFDDMLKEICAALLSADVNVRLVQSLRKSIKSSVNFASLPPAVNKKRLIQKAVFDELVALVNPHADPFRPKKGRSNVIMFVGLQGAGKTTTCTKLARHYQMRGFKTALVCADTFRAGAFDQLKQNATKAKIPYYGSLTQTDPAVVAAEGVAKFKKERFEIIIVDTSGRHKQEEELFTEMTQIQTAVTPDQTILVLDSTIGQAAEAQSAAFKATADFGAIIITKTDGHAAGGGAISAVAATHTPIIFLGTGEHMMDLERFEPKAFIQKLLGMGDMAGLVEHVQAVTKDSAAAKETYKHISEGIYTVRDFRENISSIMKMGPLSKLSGMIPGLSNLTAGLDDEDGSLKLRRMIYIFDSMTTAELDSDGKVFVEQPSRMVRIACGSGTTVREVEDLLSQHRMMAGMAKRVGGQKKQMQRAQNMLKGGNKEQQLAAMQKRMASMGGAGGAGFPGMPGMGDMAKMMQMLQGQGGGGGLPGLGGMDLQGMMSQMSGLMGGGGRGRGR from the exons ATGGTCCTTCAGGATCTCGGGCGGCGTATCAACGCCGCCGTCAATGACCTGACTAGGTCCAACAATCTAGACGAGAAG GCTTTTGATGACATGTTGAAAGAGATCTGCGCTGCACTTTTATCAGCCGACGTAAACGTTCGTCTCGTCCAGTCACTTCGGAAATCTATCAAGTCCAGCGTGAACTTCGCCTCCTTGCCCCCCGCCGTCAATAAGAAGAGGTTGATTCAGAAAGCGGTCTTCGACGAATTAGTTGCTCTGGTCAATCCACATGCAGATCCTTTCCGACCCAAGAAGGGCCGGTCTAATGTGATTATGTTCGTTGGTTTACAGGGTGCTGGTAAGACGACAACTTGTACCAAGCTGGCTAGACATTATCAGATGCGGGGCTTCAAAACGGCACTCGTCTGTGCGGATACCTTCCGTGCCGGTGCATTCGATCAGCTGAAACAGAATGCGACAAAGGCCAAAATTCCTTACTATGGAAGTTTGACGCAGACCGACCCCGCAGTGGTGGCGGCTGAGGGTGTGGCCAAGTTCAAGAAGGAGCGGTTTGAGATCATAATCGTGGATACTAGCGGTCGTCACAAGCAGGAGGAGGAACTTTTCACGGAAATGACGCAGATTCAGACTGCTGTCACCCCAGACCAGACGATCTTGGTCCTCGACAGCACGATCGGTCAAGCGGCCGAAGCCCAGTCGGCGGCCTTCAAGGCAACAGCTGATTTTGGTGCCATCATTATCACGAAGACGGACGGGCATGCTGCTGGAGGTGGTGCTATTTCTGCTGTAGCAGCTACACATACTCCCATTATCTTCCTCGGCACGGGTGAACATATGATGGACCTTGAACGGTTCGAGCCAAAAGCTTTTATCCAGAAGCTACTGGGCATGGGCGATATGGCAGGATTAGTCGAGCACGTTCAGGCCGTGACCAAGGActcagcagcagccaagGAGACGTACAAGCACATCTCGGAAGGTATCTATACGGTGCGTGATTTCCGAGAGAACATTTCCTCGATCATGAAAATGGGTCCCCTGTCAAAACTTTCTGGCATGATCCCTGGCTTGTCCAATCTCACTGCTGGgctggatgatgaagatggctcgCTTAAACTCCGCCGCATGATCTACATTTTTGACAGTATGACTACGGCAGAGCTTGACAGCGATGGCAAGGTCTTTGTGGAGCAGCCTAGCCGGATGGTCCGCATCGCCTGTGGTAGCGGCACGACCGTGCGCGAGGTCGAAGACCTTCTGTCGCAGCACCGCATGATGGCCGGTATGGCCAAGCGCGTCGGTgggcagaagaagcagatgcaACGAGCCCAGAATATGCTCAAGGGTGGCAATAAAGAACAGCAGCTCGCCGCGATGCAGAAGCGCATGGCCTCCATGGGTGGCGCAGGTGGCGCAGGTTTCCCTGGAATGCCCGGTATGGGCGATATGGCCAAGATGATGCAAATGCTCCAGGGACaaggcggcggtggtggtctGCCAGGCCTTGGAGGTATGGACCTACAGGGGATGATGAGCCAAATGAGCGGATTGATGGGCGGAGGAGGACGCGGTAGAGGACGGTGA
- a CDS encoding alkaline phosphatase family protein yields MVSLPRVAAATSSVILRLAAFIFLRWIPGHHFPPLIFTSLVVYLSSLFSLSRPADESTTNRPHDLKRSRNTSRSAESLSNDSVLKTLLTGLPSPTSPLVTRLTVLVNIVLTLFTSDLLLRGLVFYPANDVAFSRIGYVSPTTANLLVREPDSAQLPLVVFYQEAEQDDPLKWVEEGIIYALDESTDFTTSVTLQNLKPSSHYRYSLSNNRTGSFVTAPLPGSASADRLSFLTSSCIKPNFPYNPLSHPLRIEGIEKMTETVSKLPSLLRPAFMLFLGDFIYIDVPQRFGSSVSHYRSEYRRVYSSPSWYSHGDNPAIDLPWIHTLDDHEIENDWSKGNNTAPYLAAADPYIHYHVSVNPPIPATPFAKPENTTYFSFINGPASFFMLDTRTYRSEPAQPDSTILGSAQLQSLLAYLSRPEPAEVRWKIVASSVPFTKNWRVGTTDTWGGFLNERRTVFEAMWRAERELGIRIILLSGDRHEFGATRFPDPTFDYTPDELLPDTAGEGLHEFSVGPLSMFYLPIRTYHQTDNEDVTVKYIPTGNTKYGLIDIDIRDETVLISGRTATVPSSVLTYSLYVDNDVAWKYSLSVPLPGYEDVASAASVRHPRLLPGKVLEDNREPVGWSAQLRAVLSQVEEVRGQLVNQFRAQVSKLLDRTGTAERLD; encoded by the exons ATGGTTTCCTTGCCGCGGGTTGCCGCGGCCACGAGCTCCGTGATACTCAGACTCGCCgccttcatctttcttcgctGG ATCCCCGGTCATCATTTCCCACCTCTAATCTTCACCTCGTTAGTGGTGTATCTATCTTCATTGTTCTCGCTCAGTCGGCCGGCTGATGAGAGCACCACCAATCGCCCCCATGACTTGAAACGCTCCAGGAACACTTCCA GATCTGCAGAGTCTCTATCTAATGATAGCGTTCTTAAGACGCTTTTAACGGGACTGCCCTCCCCCACGTCGCCGTTGGTGACCCGGCTGACAGTGCTGGTTAACATTGTCCTTACACTCTTCACTTCCGACCTTCTACTGCGTGGGTTAGTTTTCTATCCTGCAAACGATGTTGCCTTCTCGCGCATTGGCTATGTCTCCCCAACTACAGCGAATTTGCTCGTTCGAGAGCCGGACTCGGCTCAACTACCCCTGGTGGTCTTCTACCAAGAAGCGGAACAGGATGACCCCTTGAAATGGGTGGAAGAAGGCATTATATATGCACTTGATGAATCGACGGATTTCACAACCTCGGTGACTTTGCAAAACTTGAAACCATCCTCGCATTATCGATACTCTTTGTCCAACAATCGCACAGGCTCTTTTGTCACCGCGCCTCTTCCTGGTTCGGCATCTGCCGACCGGCTTAGCTTTTTGACGTCTAGCTGCATAAAGCCAAACTTCCCGTACAATCCGTTATCTCATCCATTGCGTATCGAGGGCATTGAGAAGATGACTGAGACCGTCAGCAAATTGCCATCCTTGCTTCGACCGGCTTTTATGCTGTTCCTCGGTGACTTCATCTATATCGACGTTCCCCAGCGCTTTGGCTCGTCTGTATCACATTACCGCAGTGAATATCGTCGTGTGTATTCTTCTCCCTCGTGGTATTCCCATGGTGATAACCCGGCCATCGACCTGCCGTGGATACACACTCTAGACGACCATGAGATTGAGAATGACTGGTCGAAGGGCAACAATACAGCTCCCTATTTGGCTGCTGCTGACCCCTATATCCATTACCACGTCAGTGTGAACCCCCCGATCCCAGCCACTCCTTTTGCCAAGCCAGAAAACACAACCTATTTCTCTTTCATCAACGGCCCGGCGTCATTCTTCATGTTGGATACCCGCACCTATCGCTCCGAGCCCGCCCAACCGGACTCTACCATTCTTGGCTCAGCGCAACTGCAGTCCTTGCTTGCATATCTGTCTCGTCCTGAACCAGCCGAAGTGCGTTGGAAGATCGTCGCCTCCAGCGTTCCATTTACTAAAAACTGGCGCGTCGGCACGACCGACACATGGGGTGGGTTTTTGAACGAGCGTCGCACAGTGTTTGAAGCCATGTGGCGCGCTGAGCGAGAGCTGGGAATTCGTATTATCCTGCTCAGTGGAGACAGACACGAGTTCGGGGCGACCCGATTCCCTGATCCTACATTTGACTACACGCCCGATGAACTTCTCCCCGATACCGCCGGAGAAGGCCTGCACGAATTCAGTGTCGGTCCGCTCAGTATGTTCTACCTGCCCATCCGGACCTACCATCAAACCGACAATGAAGATGTCACGGTCAAATACATCCCAACCGGTAACACCAAGTACGGATTAATCGATATCGACATCCGCGATGAGACCGTACTCATCAGTGGCAGGACGGCAACCGTACCCAGTTCCGTCCTTACCTACTCACTCTATGTTGACAACGATGTCGCCTGGAAATATAGTCTCAGCGTCCCACTTCCCGGGTATGAGGATGTTGCCTCGGCTGCCTCTGTCAGACACCCGCGACTCCTGCCAGGTAAAGTCCTTGAGGACAACCGTGAACCAGTTGGATGGAGTGCCCAGCTCAGAGCCGTCCTTAGTCAGGTGGAGGAAGTAAGAGGACAGCTAGTTAACCAGTTTAGGGCTCAAGTCTCTAAACTTTTGGATAGAACGGGAACAGCAGAAAGACTCGACTGA
- a CDS encoding putative class III chitinase, translated as MPPIPAQVDRCRVICYHQTLRPDRGQYVSALPLVQNNTGITHIIIAAFHLNAEPGHITLNDDPPHHSMYDELWTEVPLLKQSGVRVMGMLGGAAQGSFRCLDGDQDKFERYYLPLLAMIRRHQLEGLDLDVEEEMSLSGIIRLIDRLKSDLGDGFIITLAPVAAALLGIGNLSGFDYRELERQRASKISWYNTQFYNGWGPADDPRMYAAIVAQGWSPQRVVYGLLTNPGNGSQGYVPREIIGPILGQLVEQFPNFGGVMGWEYFNAKPGEREKPWQWAAEMSLSMHMKDLVMAFYQGLWRAV; from the coding sequence ATGCCTCCCATACCTGCGCAGGTCGACCGATGCCGGGTGATATGCTATCACCAAACACTCCGTCCGGATCGAGGTCAATATGTGTCCGCGCTACCGCTGGTGCAGAACAACACTGGCATCACGCACATCATCATTGCTGCCTTTCACCTGAATGCCGAACCGGGTCATATTACGCTCAACGATGATCCGCCCCATCATAGCATGTATGATGAGCTGTGGACAGAGGTACCTCTCTTGAAACAGAGTGGGGTACGTGTCATGGGAATGCTAGGAGGAGCCGCTCAAGGTTCCTTCCGCTGTTTGGACGGTGACCAGGACAAATTCGAACGGTACTACCTGCCTCTCCTAGCCATGATTCGGCGTCATCAACTGGAAGGGCTGGATTTAGAcgtggaggaggagatgtCGCTTTCAGGTATCATTAGACTTATTGATCGACTCAAATCGGACCTGGGAGATGGCTTCATCATAACGCTGGCCCCAGTGGCAGCGGCGCTTCTAGGGATTGGTAATCTTTCCGGGTTTGACTACCGGGAGCTTGAGCGACAACGAGCATCGAAAATTAGTTGGTATAATACACAGTTCTACAACGGCTGGGGCCCAGCGGATGATCCTCGTATGTATGCGGCGATCGTCGCGCAAGGATGGTCACCGCAACGCGTCGTTTACGGACTGTTGACGAACCCCGGCAATGGATCGCAGGGCTACGTTCCTCGGGAGATCATTGGGCCTATATTAGGCCAGCTGGTTGAGCAGTTCCCCAACTTTGGCGGTGTTATGGGCTGGGAGTATTTTAATGCCAAACCAGGGGAGCGGGAGAAGCCCTGGCAATGGGCGGCGGAGATGTCGCTTAGCATGCATATGAAGGATCTGGTCATGGCTTTTTATCAGGGCTTATGGCGAGCGGTTTGA